The Dermacentor silvarum isolate Dsil-2018 chromosome 3, BIME_Dsil_1.4, whole genome shotgun sequence region TTTgacccccccctctttttttatATAATGTGTGTTTGTGCATGCTGACTGactgtctgctgctgacattttaaAGTTGAAAATATAGCGTAATTTTTATCTTGTTTGTTGAATAAATGGGTTCAGTTGGCTGATGCGAAACTTTGCGAGCATGTGTTTTGCAGAGGCGAGAATCTTACCTGTGGTGGCTCAAGTGATTATTAGGGCTAGTTTCAAACTGGACAGCAGGGATGCGGGTGGCGTCCACGGCCCATGTACATAGGCAGTTCCAAGCAGAGCATTTGTCAAAGATTCACACCTTGTTTTTAGCTCGTGCACATTTAACAATCGTATTTTCAGTCAGATGCtttgaagacaaaaaaaaaaaggtatagtATTATGGACTGGATTTGTGATTTGACTGCTGCAGTGCAATTAAAAATGGCTTTGAAATAAAGCTTGCaagaaaagcttttctttttcttctctttttgcATGTGTGCATTAAGCATAGGCAAACATGGTGCCATTCAAGCATTGCACAGATGACCATGGTTGAGTGGATATAGTTTTTGAGCACTGAAATTGGTAAATGGTTTAGTCTGCACCTCATCACTTTGTTCAGAGGCAGTGCTGTTTTTGCTATTTTCAGTGCGTTTCTTTCATAGGCTAAATCTGGCAAAATGTTATCCCTGCACACTTCGTCTTAGCAGTACTGTTGAGTGATGTCAGTGTAGCGTTCCTGGCTAATCATAAAATAGCATTAATGTTTCATGTGCAGAGTTCTGTAGCCCCTGTCTCTGTATTTTTCATTAGGCAGTCTTCCCATTTCTGTGAAATCTCTAATGAGCTGCAGACAATTTGATACTCAATTCATCTAGACCtatgtgtcgtcccagacggcccaATGCAACCTTGAGGTacgtttcgaaatcactgagattgcgtgaaaataccggacacagcagcaacatggcaatgtactacacgtagttccatcttcatctctgtgtttaagcaatgaaatgcagtttttaccatagcatgATGGAGAtggttattttattatttttttttcatgtacatggagacgcagtgtttggcatctaaccgtggcatttaaatttcaaaaattgtttttcaagttcataacataacagtacaCAATAAAAAGCACCTTGAAGACATTATagcccatagttgtgttcgggtctcgggAGGATATAGCCCCTTACAGGAGCCATATACAGAGAGCAGCTGCACTTTGTGTACCTTCTGGTGGCAATGTCCAACCAGTTCGAGCCCAGTTTAGTGTACTTGATTCTGATACGCCATAttaccatagaataaagaaccaactgttATGTGTTTGGCTAGGTCTTCGTCTTGTTATGGCTGGGTCTTCATCTTGTTATCTAAAATACGCTGCACTAATTGGGAGTTGTTTCCAGCAATGCTCACTTAACATGTAAGCGTTATTACACCATGTTGTTGTTAGCGAACCGTGCATCTTCCTCGGTGTTTACCAGAAACGTTCCCTCAGCACGCGCGTCAGCATGTTGCCTTCGCAacatggcggtttgcatccagcGCTGCCGCGGCAGCAAGAAACGACAGCCCGCAACATCTCTCAGGGCGGTGAGACCAATTAACGCACGTAAGCAAGCGCCAGTCATCGCGGCACGTACCCGCAAGCCGAGAGGGTGCCGACATGTCGACAAGAGTACGTGCCGTTCGCGTGGTCTCCGCAACCGACGAACCGGAGCAGCTGCCCATGCCGGCGCAGGCAGCGGAGCTCGTTGAAGTCGAGGTGCTCCCCGCCGAACCGTGCACCTCCCACCGGCAATCGCCGTCGCTGCCGcggcttccttcccgcttctGCTTTCCAAAGTCCAGCGCGAGCCAATGCTCGGTGACGAACATCTACTGCCACATGCCCGAGACTCGGCATATCGCGGCAGCCGGAAGCGGTAGTCAAGCCTCGCTGCCGGGGACGCGACTGGACTGGAAGCTCCAGCCGGACGGACGCCTCGAAGTGCGTGTCGGCCCGGCGCTAACTGAGGAGGAGGAAGCCAAGCAAGCTAAGGATAAGGACGCGACCAAGAAGGCTGACATTGAAGAGAAAAAGGACGGCTCGCCGGCAGCCGCGACGCCCGAAGCGCCTGCCGGCGCTTCGACCTCGGCGCAGCCATCGGGAGGAGGTGGAAGCAAAGCGGAGTCCATCAAGCCCGACAGGACTTGGTCGTTCAAACTCGGACCTCGCGCGCCGGTAAGCTTCGAGGTGACGTTAGGTGCGAAGACTGCACTTCCGACGCGGCAGGCCAGCGCCTTTTCGGTGCGGATCCTCGACGTGCCGGTCGCGGGACCTGTCGGCAGGGTGTCTCCCAGACGTCCGTCGCTACCGGCGTACATCGTGAGGCGCCGTAGCAGCGTGCCGGACTGCGTCGGCGAGCAGGAGGAACCGCCGCCTCCGCTGCGACCATGCGTCGAGTGCGTCGAGGAACTCGCGAGACGCTTGGCGGACTCGGGTCCATGTCGAATCAACGTGGTCACGCGGTCCGCCTCGTTCAGCGCGACGGAGAGCGTAGCCCGCGCCGTCGTACACGATTCTGGCATTCTCGCTGGCTCTGAGCTGGAGGACATCTGAGGGTGTCGCAGAACGGCCGCGTCTGATTCCTCTTAAATTGTTGTGCATTGTATACTCGAGGAGAAAGCGGGAGCCTCACAAGTACCGCGCTACTTCTTCGTGCACGCGCACTGCATTTacagacttaaaaaaaaaaaaaatggtgtgcTGGCGACACCTCTATGTAAAAATTTCTACTTTTCCCATCTTTTAACTCCATATTCCAGAACTCTTGCACTCCGTGATTAAGTAAGTTTACATTGCTTGTGCATTATATGGGTGATATACCATGCGTCCCGCCTAACTTacgccaatattaaaaaaaaaaaatgcaagtgccacgtagctgggaccgaaccaaggtaatcaTTAGTTTGCCGTCGCTCAGACCAAGtcaggctattttttttttttttttgcatttcgcctaaatTCGTTATTATTAATTCATCAACTTCTTCAAATATTAGAgcaaaagtgccaatgagaatattgtaggccatcctgaaaaattcccgatccagctGAATACGTACTCCATGAAAGTTTTTTCCGAGCCTGGAAAGAAAGTATACGCGAAACACAATATCGCACGGCACTTCTCGCGGGCTTTCGCAGGCTGTTCTGACCAGCTGCCACTTGCATATCTTCATATTTTGGCGCAAGTTACATCGGACAAATGGTATAGTCCTATACAAAGCAAGTTTGCACCTTTGGAGCTTATCTTGTTGTCAAACAATAATCTATCTCACATGCCTTTGCTTTCTGTAACGCTGCACACCCGGTACTTTCAGGTCACGAGCGTCacgcgcgttatcagcgtgacatagcataaCTGACAgcaaagtagcgagcgcagagttcgCGAAAAAGGAAACGCAAATGTGAAAGGTGGCGATTGTATGGGGGCAAGATACTCCCCAAATGGTGTAAACTTTTTAGAGTAAGTTGGTAAACGAGAACACTCAAACGGGAGTCTAACAAGGGGAAAGCAATTACTCCTGCGAAAGGGAGTTAGTTCCCAGCTATCTCCTTGTACATAAGCGTATATGCACATTAGCGACTCTGCTCTCCAAAATAACGCGCTTTGCGCGTTATTTCGGTTCGGTTGAGCAGCCGACAGCAAACGTGAGACTTAATGGGAGGAGGGGAGTGGGGGTATGGCAACGTAGCCTTGTAATCAATCCCTCTAATGGTCGTTATGGGCAAAACTAATTTCTCCAGGGAAACCTGAGATGTTGGAAGCAaggaagttgaaaaaaaaaatctggtgtggcaatgctgctttgaaagtgaagccaggccgccGCCATTTTACTCAGGGCATGCAGAGACATCAGGGAATAGTGGAATATAGGAAACGCCTGCTTTTCGCCTCCTTCATGTTTCAGATGGCTATTTTCGCTGTGAAGATCCTGTTAAATGTACACCTTTGTTTCACAGCTTTCAGGAGCAAAGCTGAATGTCGTGGTGCATTTTTTAGCTAGAAACAACGACCTTTTATTTTACATTTACCCTAGCGTTTATATTCGCACAACAAACGCACTTGAGGTGTGCGCGGACTGCAGCCTGCGCGGCACTATTTCAGAGGTGAAGTcagggcaagcgctggcttcacccctGCTGGTAAACATTAGCGGGTGccgccactccagaagttttttttttttttttttttttcaacctccttggttggAAGTCTGGCAGTGATGTTATTGATGCTTCGATGGAGTCTCTATGTGTTGAAAACTTCcgatattaacgcgatagcatttagggccccgtttcgcagaaaatctggcgttggcattggcgcccgcggccgagaaattcatccccaaccaggtttaggtatgccacaccattctatcattaatgttgctcataacttgtcttgcattcttggcaaagctattcctcggaattttaagaatgacaatccacaaacaaatgtcatgaaacaaaacgcccacagcgcatgccttttgtgttactaaatcttctcagattgaaatattaaatgtgtgaaacaaatacggaaacctgaaaattatgtaatttctttggcgcggttgtgcactatctccgggatcggtccacgcaagaggccgcgtttccaccagaaagctcgcctacgtgcatagcgttcgccgccactGTTTGTcagtagagaggtttagcttgtccagTAATAGGGTAAACGCAAGCGGACCTGGCGTTGgagcgttttgccggaaccgtaaacgtgagcggcctgtatggtgctatcacctggtggcgcagaaatcaaacagacaaaaaacagctaatattgcagtaactaagtgtattctacttcgctgctggtgtaaatgttcgacagtggcgtaatcgtgttgccgccgaaaatttacaccagcagagaagtagaatacacatggttactgcaacATTAAcagttttttgtctgtttgatttctgcgccaccaggtgatagcaccatacaggccgctcacgtttacggttccggcaaaacgccccaacgcccggtccgcccgcgcttacccgattaccggacaagctaaacctctctagtaaccattacggttgcataagctgcagtcatcgggaaccatgagtagcagtcagggatctttgaatgctatcgttaaaagcgaagcttaagcgtcctcccaattatCTTATCGCCGTGATGCAAGCCAATACTGAGGGAGTAGAAATTACAGGTCCATTCAGAGATGATCGCGCTAACGAATCAGCCATGTCGGTCGTTTAAATATAACTCGCTATAACTCGCTGTGACACGgtaccagtgttgtacacgttcctgaAAAAcgggaacgaaagctcgttcctcgttccttcccaatatttaAACGAGTTCCCGTtgcaagttcctttaatgcgaaggAACGCGCTCCAGTTCGAACATTGAAACGTGTCGTTACGTTAACGTTACATTTGACTGTTTAAATATATAAtttcggataatcctgaggcgaaataaagtgagcaatttaaaactctagTCGAACTACGTATActttataagaatttgaacatcgccggcagcagattatccgGAGATAAACAAAAATCCAAAGAAACACTCTTAAACGAATTTGTTCAGGGAGTACAGGACATACTCCAGGCATGTATAACTGCAACTTTgatgctcgtctattacaagtgcaacacat contains the following coding sequences:
- the LOC125944130 gene encoding uncharacterized protein LOC125944130, with protein sequence MSTRVRAVRVVSATDEPEQLPMPAQAAELVEVEVLPAEPCTSHRQSPSLPRLPSRFCFPKSSASQCSVTNIYCHMPETRHIAAAGSGSQASLPGTRLDWKLQPDGRLEVRVGPALTEEEEAKQAKDKDATKKADIEEKKDGSPAAATPEAPAGASTSAQPSGGGGSKAESIKPDRTWSFKLGPRAPGTRILGRLLRNTLPQRRRRRHHHHDHCQPPREGSCSRSTRGPAAAGPSSRRWSSAMAAKDLRSRQLPRALSR